From the genome of Argentina anserina chromosome 4, drPotAnse1.1, whole genome shotgun sequence, one region includes:
- the LOC126792702 gene encoding uncharacterized protein LOC126792702 isoform X1, translated as MGLLIVNSATSLTWRNSIFTCGRCRCIGLYDLQNCLPTKSCTGVGSGSRAFASRNSVKKLRRERLASERGADKTTASSENVQNDNKLELSDDSAAEKGVNIPSRGAVLQACTVTSGLIVALGFLIRQASHVASVEGLPVLDCSLEVSFDFETWHLQLIAGLVILISSSRYLLLKTWPEFAESSKAANEQVLTSLQPLDFIIVAFLPGVSEELLFRGALQPLFGSSLSSAMVVALVFGALHLGGGRKYSFAVWASFVGFVYGYATIASSSLVVPMVSHAMNNLVGGILWKYSSDSSREISDSN; from the exons ATGGGTTTGCTTATTGTAAACTCTGCAACCTCATTGACTTGGAGGAACTCTATCTTCACTT GTGGGAGGTGTAGGTGTATTGGTCTCTATGATTTGCAGAACTGTTTACCAACCAAATCATGCACT GGAGTTGGATCTGGGTCAAGAGCTTTTGCAAGCCGGAATTCGGTGAAGAAGTTGAGAAGGGAGAGACTGGCAAGCGAAAGGGGTGCAGATAAGACTACTGCTAGTTCTGAAAATGTTCAAAATGACAACAAGCTGGAGCTTTCTGATGATTCAGCTGCAGAGAAAGGGGTTAATATCCCTTCCAGAGGTGCTGTGCTTCAGGCTTGCACTGTTACTTCCGGGTTGATAGTTGCTTTGGGTTTCCTAATTCGACAG GCATCTCATGTTGCATCCGTTGAAGGATTACCAGTCCTTGACTGCTCACTGGAAGTATCAT TTGATTTTGAAACGTGGCATCTTCAGTTGATTGCCGGATTGGTTATTTTGATATCATCATCCCGATATCTATTATTGAAGACATGGCCAGAATTTGCAGAGTCAAGCAAAGCAGCCAATGAACAG gtACTTACTTCACTTCAACCTTTGGATTTCATAATCGTTGCATTTCTTCCTGGGGTCAGCGAG GAACTTCTTTTCCGGGGTGCACTGCAACCTCTTTTTGGATCCAGTTTGAGTAGTGCCATGGTGGTTGCCCTCGTCTTTGGTGCTCTACACCTGGGCGGTGGCCGAAAGTATTCCTTCGCAGTCTG GGCAAGTTTTGTTGGGTTTGTGTATGGTTATGCCACCATTGCATCTTCTAGCCTCGTTGTGCCAATGGTTTCTCATGCAATGAACAATTTGGTGGGAGGGATTTTATGGAAATACAGCTCAGATTCATCACGGGAGATATCAGACTCAAACTAG
- the LOC126792702 gene encoding uncharacterized protein LOC126792702 isoform X2 — translation MGLLIVNSATSLTWRNSIFTCGRCRCIGLYDLQNCLPTKSCTGVGSGSRAFASRNSVKKLRRERLASERGADKTTASSENVQNDNKLELSDDSAAEKGVNIPSRGAVLQACTVTSGLIVALGFLIRQASHVASVEGLPVLDCSLEVSFDFETWHLQLIAGLVILISSSRYLLLKTWPEFAESSKAANEQELLFRGALQPLFGSSLSSAMVVALVFGALHLGGGRKYSFAVWASFVGFVYGYATIASSSLVVPMVSHAMNNLVGGILWKYSSDSSREISDSN, via the exons ATGGGTTTGCTTATTGTAAACTCTGCAACCTCATTGACTTGGAGGAACTCTATCTTCACTT GTGGGAGGTGTAGGTGTATTGGTCTCTATGATTTGCAGAACTGTTTACCAACCAAATCATGCACT GGAGTTGGATCTGGGTCAAGAGCTTTTGCAAGCCGGAATTCGGTGAAGAAGTTGAGAAGGGAGAGACTGGCAAGCGAAAGGGGTGCAGATAAGACTACTGCTAGTTCTGAAAATGTTCAAAATGACAACAAGCTGGAGCTTTCTGATGATTCAGCTGCAGAGAAAGGGGTTAATATCCCTTCCAGAGGTGCTGTGCTTCAGGCTTGCACTGTTACTTCCGGGTTGATAGTTGCTTTGGGTTTCCTAATTCGACAG GCATCTCATGTTGCATCCGTTGAAGGATTACCAGTCCTTGACTGCTCACTGGAAGTATCAT TTGATTTTGAAACGTGGCATCTTCAGTTGATTGCCGGATTGGTTATTTTGATATCATCATCCCGATATCTATTATTGAAGACATGGCCAGAATTTGCAGAGTCAAGCAAAGCAGCCAATGAACAG GAACTTCTTTTCCGGGGTGCACTGCAACCTCTTTTTGGATCCAGTTTGAGTAGTGCCATGGTGGTTGCCCTCGTCTTTGGTGCTCTACACCTGGGCGGTGGCCGAAAGTATTCCTTCGCAGTCTG GGCAAGTTTTGTTGGGTTTGTGTATGGTTATGCCACCATTGCATCTTCTAGCCTCGTTGTGCCAATGGTTTCTCATGCAATGAACAATTTGGTGGGAGGGATTTTATGGAAATACAGCTCAGATTCATCACGGGAGATATCAGACTCAAACTAG
- the LOC126792713 gene encoding protein NOI4-like, whose translation MASHEGGRSLPKFGEWDVNDPASAEGFTVIFNKARADKKNGGTLLTVVETSSHNCESSKVNNKQKYPKRNKWLCMGC comes from the exons ATGGCATCG CATGAGGGTGGAAGGTCTTTACCGAAATTTGGGGAGTGGGATGTGAATGATCCAGCCTCAGCTGAGGGATTTACCGTCATTTTCAACAAGGCCAGAGCTGACAAGAAAAATGGTGGAACTTTACTTACTGTTGTAGAAACATCAAGCCACAACTGTGAATCCAGTAAAGTAAATAATAAGCAAAAGTATCCCAAAAGG AACAAGTGGCTTTGCATGGGTTGTTAA
- the LOC126792689 gene encoding regulator of G-protein signaling 1: MASCAVRGGCVSDYIAVTISAICFILLVSRLIFPFVVHKLPCAKRSGFWIPVIQVYASFNLVLSILMSVNVLKYEKRHWWQSCYMWAVWIEAPLGFGLLLSCRISQAFQLYYIFVKRCLPPIRSYVFLPLILLPWIAGSAFIHISKPLNNRCHMGAPWIIPSMSLHATYVAILVAFTCAIRHIEFRFDELRDLWQGILVSASSIGVWVVAYILNEIHEEISWLQVASRFVLLVTTSILVLTFFSISSSQPLLSQISLRKREPLAFESMGQALGIPDSGLLVQREPVCVVDPKEPLDKLLLNKRFRQSFMAFADSCLAGESVHFFEEVLELGKIPVDDPVRRIYMTRHIIDTYIIAGATMEVNISHRTRQKILTTSNLAQPNIFNDALTELTHLMKMNLARDYWSSMFFMKFKEEASMRSGAHELEQMRSWNYSPRLSSVHGADDPFHQEQEPFAV; the protein is encoded by the exons ATGGCAAGCTGTGCAGTTCGCGGTGGCTGTGTCAGCGACTACATAGCCGTCACTATTTCTGCCATTTGCTTCATTCT GCTTGTTTCTCGATTAATTTTTCCCTTTGTGGTTCACAAACTTCCTTGTGCAAAGCGTAGTGGCTTTTGGATTCCAGTGATTCAAGTTTACGCCAGCTTCAACCTTGTGTTGTCAATTTTG ATGTCTGTCAATGTcctgaaatatgaaaagagaCATTGGTGGCAGTCTTGCTATATGTGGGCAG TCTGGATTGAAGCTCCCCTTGGCTTTGGTTTGCTACTGAGTTGCCGCATATCACAGGCCTTTCAATTATATTACATCTTTGTAAA GAGGTGTCTGCCACCAATCAGATCATACGTTTTCCTTCCACTAATTCTCTTGCCATGGATTGCTGGATCCGCAT TTATCCATATCTCAAAACCTCTAAATAATCGGTGCCACATGGGAGCTCCGTGGATCATCCCGTCTATGTCCCTTCATGCAACATATGTTGCCATTTTGGTTGCTTTCACTTGTGCTATTCGGCATATAGAGTTCAGGTTTGATGAACTTAGAGACCTCTGGCAGGGAATACTTGTCTCGGCCTCTTCTATCG GAGTATGGGTGGTTGCATacattttgaatgaaattcaTGAAGAGATCTCATGGCTGCAAGTTGCCTCCAGATTTGTGCTCTTAGTAACA ACGAGCATACTTGTATTAACTTTCTTTTCAATATCAAGTTCACAACCTCTTCTGTCGCAAATCAGCTTGAGGAAAAGGGAACCCCTAGCATTTGAGTCAATGGGTCAGGCTCTGGGAATCCCTGACAGCGGACTGTTAGTGCAAAGAGAACCAGTATGTGTGGTAGATCCTAAAGAACCACTTGATAAACTTCTTCTCAACAAAAGATTCCGCCAGTCATTCATGGCATTTGCAGACAG TTGTTTGGCAGGGGAGAGTGTCCATTTTTTTGAGGAAGTGCTTGAACTAGGTAAAATACCTGTGGATGACCCTGTAAGAAGAATTTACATGACACGGCATATTATTGACACGTACATAATTGCAG GGGCCACAATGGAGGTGAATATTTCTCACAGAACCAGACAAAAGATTTTGACCACTTCCAATTTGGCACAACCAAATATTTTCAATGATGCATTAACTGAGCTGACACACCTGATGAAAATG AACTTGGCAAGAGACTACTGGTCATCTATGTTCTTCATGAAGTTCAAAGAAGAAGCAAGTATGAGATCTGGGGCCCATGAACTGGAACAGATGAGAAGTTGGAACTACTCTCCTAGGTTGAGTTCTGTACATGGTGCTGATGATCCATTtcaccaagaacaagaaccatTTGCAGTTTGA